From Apteryx mantelli isolate bAptMan1 chromosome 14, bAptMan1.hap1, whole genome shotgun sequence, the proteins below share one genomic window:
- the B4GALT7 gene encoding beta-1,4-galactosyltransferase 7: MGPARRRAAFRLRGGGSPQILGLLPGKFSIFQLFFAALLLGFVSLLWLQLSCSGEAAGGAGAGAGAGAPRQPCPPQPPAPPADDPAWGPHRLALLVPFRERFEELLAFVPYMHRFLSKKRIRHRIFVLNQVDHYRFNRASLINVGFLESGNDTDYIAMHDVDLLPLNEQLDYGFPEAGPFHVASPELHPLYHYKTYVGGILLLTKQHYEMCNGMSNRFWGWGREDDEFYRRIKGAGLQVRRPSGITTGYETFQHLHDPAWRKRDQKRIAAQKQEQFKVDRDGGLNNVRYRIESRTALSVAGAPCTVLNILLDCDTSETPWCTFG; encoded by the exons ATgggcccggcccgccgcaggGCCGCGTTCCGTCTGCGCGGCGGCGG GTCCCCGCAGATCCTGGGCCTCCTGCCCGGCAAGTTCTCCATCTTCCAGCTCTTCTTCGCCGCGCTGCTCCTGGGCTTCGTCTCGCTGCTCTGGCTCCAGCTCAGCTGCTCGGGCGAGGCGGCGggtggcgccggggccggggccggtgccggggcgCCCAGGCAGCcctgcccgccgcagccccccgcgccgccggccgacGACCCGGCCTGGGGCCCCCACCGCCTGGCCCTGCTCGTCCCCTTCCGCGAGCGCTTCGAGGAGCTGCTGGCCTTCGTGCCCTACATGCACCGCTTCCTCAGCAAGAAGAGGATCCGCCACCGCATCTTCGTGCTCAACCAGGTGGATCACTACAG ATTTAACAGAGCTTCTCTGATCAACGTGGGCTTCCTGGAGAGCGGCAATGACACCGACTACATTGCGATGCATGACGTTGATCTCTTGCCCCTCAACGAGCAGCTGGACTACGGCTTCCCAGAGGCAGGGCCCTTCCATGTCGCATCCCCAGAGCTGCATCCGCTGTACCACTATAAAACCTACGTGGGCGGCATCCTGCTGCTCACCAAGCAGCACTATGAGATG TGCAACGGCATGTCCAACCGCTTTTGGGGCTGGGGACGGGAAGACGATGAGTTCTATCGCCGCATCAAAGGAGCCGGTCTCCAG GTTCGCCGTCCCTCTGGAATCACGACTGGATATGAGACTTTCCAGCACCTGCATGACCCGGCCTGGAGGAAGAGAGACCAGAAGCGCATTGCTGCGCAGAAGCAG gaGCAGTTTAAGGTGGATCGGGACGGAGGTCTGAACAATGTGAGGTACCGAATTGAGTCACGGACTGCTCTGAGTGTGGCAGGAGCCCCCTGCACTGTCCTCAATATATTGCTGGACTGTGACACAAGCGAGACCCCTTGGTGCACGTTTGGCTGA